The following proteins are encoded in a genomic region of Limisphaerales bacterium:
- a CDS encoding glycosyltransferase family 4 protein, translating into MGVQSMPFRVAGVMGNRGNGPPVQFVVENADWAIRWVGEGIRDGLSEEVRGKMATTLAPQRLIHRVAHFGSQYMWVDWAPHLSRTNQPVASFFHGKPEDGLAVEKHIDRFLKTEPQLRRIVASAGIVRQRLMDWGVASDKIVHIPIGTDMAMFTPPMAEDRAAARARFGFSNEAIVVGSFQKDGVGWGDGLEPKPIKGPDVFLDAVEQLAKELPVEVLLSGPARGFVKAGLRARGIPFQHHYPPARAGLLELYHALDLYLMTSREEGGPMALMESMAARVPVVSTAVGMAPDLIVDGVTGGLAASEDVDGLVDRAKTILALDEVARGQLTAKAHEVVLPCDWKVVARRHWEEVYQPLLDEAV; encoded by the coding sequence ATGGGTGTTCAATCGATGCCGTTTCGTGTGGCAGGGGTGATGGGTAATCGCGGGAACGGCCCGCCGGTGCAGTTTGTGGTGGAGAATGCGGACTGGGCGATTCGTTGGGTGGGCGAAGGGATTCGTGATGGTTTATCCGAAGAGGTGCGCGGCAAAATGGCCACCACGCTTGCTCCGCAACGGTTGATTCATCGCGTGGCACATTTTGGCTCTCAATATATGTGGGTGGATTGGGCCCCACATTTGTCGCGCACAAATCAGCCGGTGGCTTCTTTTTTTCACGGTAAACCGGAGGACGGGCTGGCAGTGGAAAAGCACATCGATCGCTTTTTGAAAACGGAACCTCAACTGCGCCGTATCGTTGCTTCGGCGGGTATCGTTCGCCAGCGGTTGATGGATTGGGGCGTGGCTTCAGATAAAATCGTGCATATCCCTATCGGCACAGATATGGCGATGTTCACACCGCCAATGGCCGAGGACCGCGCGGCCGCCCGTGCGCGATTTGGCTTTTCCAACGAAGCAATCGTGGTCGGATCTTTTCAAAAAGACGGGGTCGGCTGGGGCGATGGCTTGGAACCTAAACCCATCAAGGGGCCGGATGTATTTTTGGATGCAGTGGAACAACTGGCCAAGGAGTTGCCGGTGGAGGTTTTGCTTTCCGGCCCCGCACGCGGGTTTGTGAAAGCCGGATTGCGGGCGCGTGGCATTCCGTTTCAGCACCATTATCCTCCCGCACGCGCCGGCTTGCTGGAATTGTATCACGCGCTGGATTTGTATTTGATGACCTCCCGCGAGGAGGGCGGGCCGATGGCCCTGATGGAAAGTATGGCGGCTCGGGTGCCGGTGGTTTCTACGGCGGTGGGGATGGCACCGGATTTGATTGTGGATGGGGTGACCGGCGGCCTAGCGGCTTCGGAGGATGTTGATGGGCTGGTGGATCGTGCAAAAACGATTCTTGCTTTGGATGAAGTCGCCCGCGGGCAATTGACTGCCAAGGCGCACGAGGTGGTATTGCCTTGCGATTGGAAAGTCGTTGCGCGGCGGCATTGGGAGGAGGTTTATCAACCGCTGTTGGATGAAGCAGTCTGA